The Staphylococcus carnosus genome has a segment encoding these proteins:
- the ilvB gene encoding biosynthetic-type acetolactate synthase large subunit: MSNPQMTEHENHTTDTQADRLTAETKPTERSGSELLVEALVKEGTEQIFGYPGGAVLPLYDTFYDGKIRHILARHEQGAVHAAEGYARVSGKPGVVVVTSGPGSTNVITGIADAYSDSLPLVVFTGQVATPGIGKDAFQEADLLSMTTPITKHNFQVKHPDEIPSVVHQAFHIANTGRKGPVVIDFPKDVGILKSEVDVTDELDLPGYHLADAPEPSDIDYVLAKLKDAKKPVLLVGAGVRHSQSGPQLTEFAERHQIPVVTTLHGLGTIPYENPLFLGMGGMHGSYAANMALSDCDLLINLGSRFDDRLASNPEEFAKHATVVHVDIDASEIDKIIKTDLGIVADCKLVLESLLNESNHYTDHENWVEYCLNNKKDHPFAYTDEEADVFNKPQRAIEYIGEITNGDAIVTTDVGQHQMWAAQFYPFKDHNQFVTSGGLGTMGFGIPSAIGAKLASPDKTVVCFVGDGGFQMTNQEMAILNEYGLDIKIVLINNGTLGMVKQWQDKFFNQRFSHSVFNGQPDFQKLSEAYGVKGFLIEDPAQLESELDNAFAYEGPALIEVRISPKEPVLPMVPSGKANHEMEGVL; encoded by the coding sequence ATGTCTAACCCACAAATGACTGAACACGAAAATCATACAACTGACACTCAAGCAGACCGACTGACGGCAGAAACAAAGCCCACTGAAAGAAGCGGTTCAGAATTACTAGTAGAAGCACTAGTCAAAGAAGGTACTGAACAAATCTTCGGTTACCCTGGCGGTGCAGTGCTTCCATTATATGACACATTTTATGACGGTAAAATCAGACATATCTTAGCAAGACATGAGCAAGGTGCCGTACATGCAGCAGAAGGTTATGCCAGAGTTTCTGGCAAACCTGGTGTTGTAGTTGTAACAAGCGGCCCAGGTTCAACAAACGTTATTACTGGTATTGCAGATGCATACAGTGACTCATTACCGCTTGTAGTCTTTACAGGACAAGTTGCAACACCTGGAATTGGTAAAGATGCTTTCCAAGAAGCAGACTTATTATCGATGACAACACCAATCACAAAGCATAATTTCCAAGTTAAACATCCTGATGAAATCCCAAGTGTTGTACATCAAGCCTTTCACATTGCAAATACAGGACGTAAGGGTCCTGTAGTCATCGACTTCCCTAAAGATGTAGGTATCTTAAAATCTGAAGTCGATGTGACAGATGAACTTGATTTACCAGGATATCACTTAGCAGATGCACCAGAACCATCAGATATTGATTATGTATTAGCTAAGTTGAAAGATGCTAAAAAACCAGTATTATTAGTAGGCGCTGGTGTAAGACATTCACAATCTGGACCGCAATTGACTGAGTTTGCTGAAAGACATCAGATTCCAGTAGTTACTACTTTACATGGTTTAGGTACAATTCCTTATGAAAATCCCCTCTTCTTAGGTATGGGAGGTATGCATGGTTCATATGCAGCTAACATGGCACTTTCAGATTGTGACTTGCTTATCAATTTAGGCAGTCGTTTTGATGATAGATTAGCAAGTAATCCAGAAGAATTTGCTAAGCATGCGACAGTTGTACATGTTGATATCGATGCTTCAGAAATCGATAAGATTATCAAAACTGATTTAGGCATTGTTGCTGATTGCAAACTTGTACTTGAATCACTATTAAATGAAAGTAATCATTATACAGATCACGAAAATTGGGTTGAATATTGTTTGAACAATAAAAAAGATCATCCATTCGCTTATACAGATGAAGAAGCAGATGTTTTCAACAAACCACAAAGAGCGATTGAATATATCGGCGAAATTACAAATGGTGATGCGATTGTTACGACTGATGTGGGTCAACATCAAATGTGGGCTGCACAATTCTACCCTTTCAAAGACCACAATCAATTCGTTACAAGCGGTGGATTAGGAACAATGGGCTTCGGTATTCCATCAGCAATCGGTGCAAAACTTGCATCGCCAGATAAAACAGTTGTTTGTTTCGTGGGTGATGGCGGATTCCAAATGACTAACCAAGAAATGGCAATTCTGAATGAATACGGTTTAGATATCAAGATTGTTTTAATCAATAACGGCACACTCGGTATGGTTAAACAATGGCAAGATAAATTTTTCAACCAACGTTTTTCACATTCAGTGTTCAACGGTCAACCGGACTTCCAAAAATTATCTGAAGCTTATGGAGTTAAAGGTTTCTTAATTGAAGATCCTGCTCAATTGGAATCAGAACTTGATAACGCATTTGCATATGAAGGTCCAGCTCTAATTGAAGTTAGAATCTCACCAAAAGAACCTGTTTTACCAATGGTGCCTAGCGGCAAAGCAAATCATGAAATGGAGGGTGTACTATGA
- a CDS encoding 2-isopropylmalate synthase, whose amino-acid sequence MMSHIQVFDTTLRDGEQTPGVSFSFDERLTIAKQLEKWGVDVIEAGFPASSQGSFDSVKAISETLTKTAVVGLARCKKSDIDAVYEATKDAKYPQLHVFIASSPIHLEHKLKMTQEELLENITENVSYGKSLFDVVQFSPEDATRTDLDFLVKCVQTAVDAGASIINIPDTVGFSYPSEFGNIFKVLIENVKSDHEVTYSAHCHDDLGLAVANSMAAIENGATRIEGAVNGIGERAGNTALEEVALGLYVRRDHYGIETNLKLDETKATSDLVASFAGIRVPRNKAIVGQNAFSHESGIHQDGFLKHPETYEIMTPQLVGIKSSELPLGKLSGKHAFAEKLKQLGYDITAEKQVELFKQFKSIADKKKNVSDHDVHALVQGHSHETNAAYQVETLQLQFVSEGVQSAVVVLKDHEGKEYPSAAIGTGSIVAVYNAVDQIFKAPSELLNYQITSVTEGSDAQAQVNVEIRIDGKTYYGIGVDHDVLLASCKAYVEANSNHLADTARKDGVVS is encoded by the coding sequence ATTATGAGTCATATTCAAGTATTTGATACAACACTAAGAGATGGTGAACAAACACCGGGGGTCAGCTTTTCATTTGATGAAAGGCTAACAATTGCAAAGCAATTAGAAAAATGGGGTGTCGATGTTATCGAAGCTGGTTTCCCTGCTTCAAGTCAAGGAAGCTTCGATTCTGTAAAAGCAATTTCAGAAACTTTAACAAAAACAGCTGTGGTCGGTTTAGCACGTTGTAAGAAAAGTGATATCGATGCAGTATATGAAGCAACGAAAGATGCTAAATATCCACAATTACATGTTTTTATTGCATCCAGCCCTATCCACTTAGAGCATAAACTTAAAATGACTCAAGAAGAGTTGCTAGAAAACATTACAGAAAATGTAAGTTACGGCAAATCTTTATTCGATGTAGTCCAATTTTCACCAGAAGATGCAACACGTACTGATTTAGACTTTTTAGTTAAATGTGTGCAAACAGCAGTAGATGCGGGCGCATCGATTATCAACATTCCTGATACTGTTGGATTTAGTTACCCTTCTGAATTTGGAAATATTTTTAAAGTGCTTATTGAAAATGTCAAATCTGATCATGAAGTCACTTATAGTGCTCATTGTCACGATGACTTGGGACTTGCTGTTGCAAATAGTATGGCAGCTATTGAAAATGGTGCAACGCGTATCGAAGGTGCAGTAAATGGTATTGGTGAACGTGCAGGTAACACAGCTTTGGAAGAAGTTGCACTTGGTCTTTATGTTCGACGTGATCATTATGGAATTGAAACAAATCTAAAATTAGATGAAACAAAAGCAACTTCTGATTTAGTAGCAAGCTTTGCAGGAATTCGAGTTCCACGCAACAAAGCAATTGTAGGACAAAATGCATTCAGTCATGAATCAGGTATCCATCAAGATGGATTCTTAAAACATCCTGAAACTTATGAAATTATGACACCGCAACTCGTTGGTATTAAATCATCAGAATTGCCACTTGGTAAATTGTCTGGTAAACATGCGTTTGCTGAAAAACTTAAACAATTAGGCTATGACATCACAGCCGAAAAACAAGTAGAATTGTTCAAACAATTTAAATCAATTGCTGATAAAAAGAAAAATGTTTCTGATCATGATGTACATGCACTTGTTCAAGGTCATTCACACGAAACTAATGCTGCTTATCAAGTTGAAACATTGCAATTACAATTTGTTTCTGAAGGTGTACAAAGTGCAGTTGTGGTTCTTAAAGACCACGAAGGTAAAGAATATCCTTCAGCAGCAATTGGAACTGGTTCAATCGTTGCAGTCTATAATGCAGTCGATCAGATTTTCAAAGCTCCTTCTGAATTATTGAATTACCAAATTACATCAGTAACAGAAGGTTCAGATGCACAAGCTCAAGTAAATGTTGAAATCCGTATCGATGGTAAAACATATTACGGTATTGGCGTTGACCATGACGTCTTGCTTGCATCATGTAAGGCATATGTAGAAGCCAATTCAAATCACCTAGCTGATACAGCAAGAAAGGACGGCGTTGTTTCATGA
- the tsaB gene encoding tRNA (adenosine(37)-N6)-threonylcarbamoyltransferase complex dimerization subunit type 1 TsaB: MNYLLLDTSNKPMSLAVMQDDNVLIEHTTNLKRNHSIQLMPAIQNILQEANIDKKDIDAIITAKGPGSYTGLRIGVTTAKTLAYALQTDLYGVSSLAALAAVMPDIKEGLLIAPVMDARREAVYTGVYRYTEGQLESVLDDQYMTIEDLNMYLNESEQDYVFVGNDLEKVEPLLDGKVIITLPQAHKMKSLINQPENIHTFKPDYLKLSEAERNWLNNQKS, from the coding sequence GTGAATTACTTGCTGCTGGATACATCGAATAAACCGATGTCGCTTGCTGTGATGCAAGATGATAATGTTCTAATTGAACATACAACGAATTTAAAACGCAATCATTCTATTCAATTGATGCCTGCAATACAAAATATTTTGCAAGAAGCAAATATAGATAAAAAAGATATTGATGCCATTATTACAGCTAAAGGGCCTGGTTCTTACACAGGATTACGTATCGGCGTGACAACAGCGAAAACTTTAGCTTACGCACTTCAAACTGATTTATACGGTGTTTCTTCATTAGCAGCGTTAGCCGCAGTGATGCCTGATATAAAAGAAGGTTTATTAATAGCGCCTGTAATGGATGCAAGACGTGAAGCGGTTTATACAGGTGTATATCGATATACTGAAGGCCAATTAGAAAGTGTATTAGATGATCAATATATGACAATTGAAGATTTAAATATGTATCTAAATGAGAGCGAACAAGATTATGTTTTCGTTGGGAATGATTTAGAAAAAGTAGAGCCGTTGTTAGATGGAAAAGTTATTATAACACTACCGCAAGCACATAAGATGAAATCACTGATCAATCAACCTGAAAACATCCACACATTCAAACCAGATTATTTAAAATTGTCGGAGGCAGAACGCAATTGGTTGAACAACCAGAAGTCTTAG
- the ilvN gene encoding acetolactate synthase small subunit, translating to MRRTFKTQVLDKSGTLNRLTSTFLRRQFNIVTLSVTPSTTPGISDLTFVAELDEADQVQSLIRHLEKQVNVLTVQDITDTSTYSVELLLVKVATPSEDETLHEFIQQSDALVSVLKEEDGFTYLQAAGSETALNQLLEQLSSLEIKQVSRTGTAALL from the coding sequence ATGAGACGCACATTTAAAACACAAGTATTAGATAAATCAGGTACTTTAAACCGTTTAACAAGTACATTTTTACGCAGACAATTCAATATTGTAACGTTAAGTGTTACGCCAAGTACAACCCCAGGTATTTCAGATTTAACTTTTGTAGCTGAGCTTGACGAAGCGGATCAAGTCCAATCATTGATTCGCCACCTGGAAAAACAAGTGAATGTTTTAACTGTACAAGATATCACAGATACAAGCACTTACAGCGTAGAATTATTATTAGTAAAAGTTGCAACACCTTCTGAAGATGAAACTTTACACGAATTTATCCAACAAAGTGATGCGCTAGTTTCAGTATTGAAAGAAGAAGATGGTTTCACTTACTTGCAAGCAGCCGGTAGTGAAACTGCTTTAAATCAATTGCTTGAACAACTATCATCATTAGAGATCAAACAAGTTTCTCGAACAGGAACAGCAGCTTTACTATAA
- the ilvC gene encoding ketol-acid reductoisomerase: MTTVYYDETVKEDALKGKKIAVVGYGSQGHAHAQNLKDNGYDVVIGIRPGNSFDKAKKDGFDVYPVDEAVKQADVVMVLLPDEIQGKVYEEEIAPNLEAGNALAFAHGFNIHFDVIQPPEDVDVFLVAPKGPGHLVRRTFTEGSSVPALFGVEQDASGNAFNLALSYAKGIGATKAGVIETTFKEETETDLFGEQAVLCGGVTRLIQSGFETLVEAGYQPELAYFEVLHEMKLIVDLMYEGGMETMRYSISNTAEYGDYVSGPRVITDDVKQNMKAVLEDIQNGKFANSFIEDNKNGFKEFYKLREEAQDHQIQEVGKELREMMPFVENKTIEK; the protein is encoded by the coding sequence ATGACAACAGTTTATTATGACGAAACAGTAAAAGAAGATGCTTTAAAAGGTAAAAAAATTGCAGTAGTTGGTTATGGTTCTCAAGGCCATGCTCATGCACAAAACTTAAAAGACAATGGTTATGACGTTGTAATCGGTATCCGCCCAGGTAATTCTTTCGATAAAGCTAAAAAAGACGGCTTTGATGTATATCCAGTTGATGAAGCAGTGAAACAAGCTGATGTAGTAATGGTATTATTACCTGATGAAATCCAAGGTAAAGTATATGAAGAAGAAATCGCACCAAACTTAGAAGCTGGCAACGCTTTAGCTTTTGCACATGGCTTCAACATCCACTTTGATGTTATCCAACCACCTGAAGATGTTGATGTATTCTTAGTTGCCCCTAAAGGACCAGGACATTTAGTAAGACGTACATTTACTGAAGGAAGCTCAGTACCTGCCCTATTCGGTGTAGAACAAGATGCTTCTGGCAATGCTTTCAACTTAGCTTTAAGTTATGCAAAAGGTATCGGAGCAACAAAAGCTGGGGTTATCGAAACTACATTTAAAGAAGAAACTGAAACTGATTTATTTGGTGAACAAGCTGTACTTTGCGGCGGTGTAACAAGATTAATCCAAAGTGGATTTGAAACATTAGTTGAAGCTGGTTACCAACCAGAATTAGCTTATTTTGAAGTATTACATGAAATGAAATTAATCGTTGATTTAATGTATGAAGGCGGAATGGAAACAATGCGTTATTCTATCTCAAATACAGCAGAATACGGCGATTATGTTTCTGGTCCACGTGTCATCACTGATGATGTTAAACAAAACATGAAAGCTGTCTTAGAAGATATCCAAAACGGTAAATTCGCAAACAGTTTCATTGAAGATAATAAAAATGGTTTCAAAGAGTTCTACAAATTGCGTGAAGAAGCACAAGATCATCAAATTCAAGAAGTTGGTAAAGAACTTCGTGAAATGATGCCTTTTGTTGAAAATAAAACTATTGAAAAATAA
- the ilvD gene encoding dihydroxy-acid dehydratase codes for MRSDQIKKGDQQAPARSLLHATGQIKEPTDMNKPFVAICNSYIDIVPGHVHLRELANIAKEAIREAGAIPFEFNTIGVDDGIAMGHIGMRYSLPSREIIADAAETVINAHWFDGVFYIPNCDKITPGMLMAAVRTNVPAIFCSGGPMKAGLSAQGKALTLSSMFEAVGAFKGGSMTQEEFLDMEQNACPTCGSCAGMFTANSMNCLMEVLGLALPYNGTALAVSDQRREMIRQAAFQLVENIKNDLKPRDIVTKEALDDAFALDMAMGGSTNTVLHTLAIANEAGVDYDLKRINEIAKRTPYLSKIAPSSSYSMHDVHEAGGVPAIINELMKKEGTLHPDRVTVTGKTLRENNEGKEIQNEDVIHPLDNPYDKEGGLSILYGNLAPNGAVIKVGGVDPEIKTFKGKAICFDSHDEAVEAIDNHTVREGHVVVIRYEGPKGGPGMPEMLAPTSSIVGRGLGKDVALITDGRFSGATRGIAVGHVSPEAASGGPIGLIHDGDEITIDLTNRTLDVEVSDEVLEQRKSERKPFKAKVKTGYLARYTALVTSANTGGVMKVPEYLIEE; via the coding sequence GTGAGAAGCGATCAAATCAAAAAAGGAGATCAACAAGCTCCGGCTAGAAGTTTACTTCATGCCACAGGACAAATTAAAGAACCGACAGATATGAATAAACCATTCGTTGCAATTTGCAACTCTTATATCGATATCGTTCCAGGACATGTTCATCTCAGAGAATTAGCAAATATTGCTAAGGAAGCCATTAGAGAAGCGGGTGCTATCCCCTTCGAATTCAATACTATCGGCGTAGATGACGGTATCGCTATGGGACACATTGGAATGCGTTACTCATTACCATCAAGAGAAATCATTGCTGATGCAGCAGAAACAGTTATCAATGCACACTGGTTCGATGGTGTATTCTACATTCCGAACTGTGATAAGATCACACCCGGCATGTTAATGGCAGCAGTAAGAACCAATGTTCCAGCAATCTTTTGCTCAGGCGGACCGATGAAAGCTGGTTTATCTGCACAAGGTAAAGCACTCACACTTTCATCTATGTTCGAAGCTGTCGGTGCATTTAAAGGCGGTTCAATGACCCAAGAGGAATTCTTAGATATGGAACAAAATGCCTGCCCTACTTGCGGTTCATGTGCTGGAATGTTCACAGCGAACTCAATGAACTGTTTAATGGAAGTACTCGGCTTAGCATTACCATATAACGGTACTGCACTTGCTGTCTCAGACCAAAGAAGAGAAATGATCAGACAAGCTGCTTTCCAATTAGTTGAAAATATTAAAAATGATTTAAAACCTCGAGACATTGTAACAAAAGAAGCTTTAGATGATGCGTTCGCATTAGATATGGCAATGGGCGGTTCAACAAACACTGTACTTCATACATTAGCGATTGCGAATGAAGCAGGTGTTGATTACGATTTAAAACGAATTAATGAAATCGCTAAACGTACACCATATCTTTCTAAGATTGCACCAAGTTCTTCATATTCAATGCACGATGTACATGAAGCTGGCGGTGTACCTGCTATTATCAATGAGTTAATGAAAAAAGAAGGTACATTACATCCAGATAGAGTTACTGTTACAGGTAAAACACTTCGAGAAAATAATGAAGGCAAAGAAATTCAAAACGAAGATGTTATTCATCCATTAGATAACCCTTACGACAAAGAAGGCGGATTATCAATTCTATACGGCAACTTAGCTCCTAATGGTGCAGTTATCAAAGTCGGCGGTGTAGATCCAGAAATCAAAACATTCAAAGGAAAAGCAATTTGTTTTGATTCTCACGATGAAGCTGTTGAAGCCATCGATAATCATACAGTAAGAGAAGGTCACGTGGTTGTCATTCGTTATGAAGGACCTAAAGGCGGACCAGGCATGCCAGAGATGCTTGCCCCTACTTCTTCTATCGTCGGCAGAGGTCTCGGAAAAGATGTAGCTCTTATCACTGATGGCCGCTTCTCAGGTGCGACACGCGGTATCGCAGTCGGCCATGTATCACCAGAAGCTGCCTCAGGCGGACCAATCGGTTTAATCCACGACGGTGATGAAATTACTATCGACTTAACAAATAGAACATTAGACGTTGAAGTTTCAGATGAAGTATTAGAACAACGCAAATCAGAACGTAAACCATTTAAAGCAAAAGTTAAAACAGGTTATCTTGCACGTTATACAGCTCTAGTGACAAGTGCTAACACAGGCGGCGTAATGAAAGTACCTGAATATTTAATCGAGGAGTGA
- the rimI gene encoding ribosomal protein S18-alanine N-acetyltransferase, which translates to MVEQPEVLDDLNIRLMSLEDVPKVFDLERMCFNDSSWTIDAFYHEVERNKFARYFVMEFEKEIIGYIGMWTVVDQAQITTVAITESMRGYGLGQLIVKYAMSYARQTCDVMSLEVRVENGAARHVYENLGFNYGGKRKNYYGEGEDALVMWVDLK; encoded by the coding sequence TTGGTTGAACAACCAGAAGTCTTAGATGATTTAAATATTCGTCTGATGTCATTAGAAGACGTACCGAAAGTCTTTGATCTAGAACGTATGTGTTTTAATGACAGTTCATGGACAATTGATGCGTTTTATCATGAGGTAGAACGCAATAAATTTGCACGATATTTTGTCATGGAATTTGAAAAAGAAATAATCGGTTATATTGGAATGTGGACAGTTGTAGATCAAGCGCAAATTACGACCGTTGCAATCACAGAATCTATGAGAGGTTATGGTCTGGGTCAACTGATTGTAAAATATGCGATGAGTTATGCACGTCAAACTTGTGATGTGATGAGTTTAGAAGTGAGAGTTGAAAATGGTGCGGCACGTCATGTTTATGAAAATTTAGGATTTAATTATGGCGGTAAACGTAAGAATTATTATGGAGAAGGTGAGGATGCACTCGTGATGTGGGTGGATTTAAAATGA
- the tsaD gene encoding tRNA (adenosine(37)-N6)-threonylcarbamoyltransferase complex transferase subunit TsaD encodes MSKDTLILAIESSCDETSASVIKNGKEILSNTVLSQIESHKRFGGVVPEVASRHHVEGITTTIEEALNTADTSMEEIDAVAVTEGPGLIGALLIGINAAKALAFAYDKPLVPVHHIAGHIYANNLEEPFEFPLMALIVSGGHTELVYMKDHLSFEVIGETRDDAVGEAYDKVARTIGLSYPGGPQVDKLAAEGEDTYDFPRVWLEQDSFDFSFSGLKSAVINKLHNLKQKNEAIIPENVATSFQNSVVEVLVGKAIKACETYNVHQLIVAGGVASNKGLRQELKKACAEHDIKLSIPSPKLCTDNAAMIGAAGHYMYEAGMRSDMHLNGHSSLDIEDFSVEKE; translated from the coding sequence ATGAGTAAAGATACATTAATATTAGCTATAGAATCAAGTTGTGATGAAACCAGTGCCAGTGTAATTAAAAATGGTAAAGAAATCTTAAGTAACACTGTTTTAAGTCAAATTGAAAGCCATAAACGTTTTGGCGGAGTGGTACCTGAAGTTGCAAGCCGCCATCATGTGGAAGGTATTACGACAACAATTGAAGAAGCATTAAATACAGCTGATACATCTATGGAAGAAATTGACGCTGTGGCAGTAACAGAAGGTCCTGGTTTAATCGGTGCATTATTAATCGGTATTAATGCAGCAAAAGCATTAGCTTTTGCATATGACAAACCGCTAGTACCAGTTCATCATATTGCAGGTCACATATATGCCAATAATTTAGAAGAACCTTTTGAATTTCCTTTAATGGCATTAATTGTATCAGGTGGACATACAGAATTAGTTTATATGAAAGACCATTTGAGTTTTGAAGTAATTGGAGAAACACGTGATGATGCTGTAGGTGAAGCGTACGATAAAGTCGCACGTACAATCGGCTTGTCTTATCCAGGCGGTCCGCAAGTCGATAAATTAGCAGCTGAAGGTGAAGACACTTATGATTTTCCGCGTGTATGGTTAGAACAAGACAGTTTTGATTTCAGTTTCAGCGGCTTGAAAAGTGCGGTCATTAATAAGTTGCATAATTTAAAACAAAAAAATGAAGCTATTATTCCTGAAAATGTCGCGACAAGTTTTCAAAATAGTGTTGTAGAAGTATTAGTCGGTAAAGCAATTAAGGCTTGCGAAACTTATAATGTGCATCAGCTGATTGTTGCAGGCGGTGTCGCAAGCAATAAAGGTCTGCGTCAAGAATTGAAAAAAGCGTGTGCTGAACATGATATCAAGTTATCAATACCGAGTCCGAAATTATGTACTGATAATGCAGCAATGATTGGGGCAGCAGGCCATTATATGTATGAAGCAGGTATGCGAAGTGATATGCACTTGAACGGTCATAGCAGTCTAGATATTGAAGATTTTTCAGTTGAGAAGGAATAA
- the tsaE gene encoding tRNA (adenosine(37)-N6)-threonylcarbamoyltransferase complex ATPase subunit type 1 TsaE, with amino-acid sequence MIKINTIDQMNHFAEILAKYVEPGDLILLDGNLGAGKTTLSQFIGKHLGVKRTINSPTFNIIKSYKGTNMKFHHMDCYRLEDAEEDLGFEEYFNDHALTVIEWSEFISDFLPEDALRISIEAQDETTRIISLEANGKRYDKLKEEVERELLAAGYIE; translated from the coding sequence ATGATTAAAATCAACACTATTGATCAAATGAATCATTTTGCTGAAATCTTAGCAAAGTATGTAGAACCAGGAGATTTAATTTTATTGGACGGCAATCTAGGTGCAGGTAAAACGACTTTAAGTCAATTTATCGGTAAGCACTTGGGGGTAAAACGTACAATTAATTCTCCTACGTTTAATATTATTAAATCTTACAAAGGTACAAATATGAAGTTTCATCATATGGATTGTTATCGTTTAGAAGACGCTGAAGAAGATTTAGGATTTGAAGAGTACTTTAATGACCATGCCTTAACAGTCATTGAATGGAGCGAATTTATTTCTGATTTTCTGCCTGAAGATGCTTTACGTATTTCGATAGAAGCACAAGATGAAACTACACGTATCATTTCATTAGAAGCAAATGGAAAACGATATGATAAATTGAAGGAGGAAGTAGAACGTGAATTACTTGCTGCTGGATACATCGAATAA